The region TCTACATCGAAGCACAAAGTGCCGCGTCCTTTGTCGGTGAAGCTCAAAATGCGATATTCCAGCTCCAGAGGCAGTGGAAACGCAAAGCTCAGATACTCACTATCCAGCGAGTTAATCACGAAGTAACTTTTTTCAGCATCGGCCAGGAAATAGCGTTCGGTAATAGCCAAAAACGCCTGACGTGCAGACTCTGTCAGCACCATGCCCTGAATATGGTGCCCGGTGACATGGTCACCCATTTCATCGCAGGCATCGTCGATATAAATAGGCAGACGGTATAAATTGTCTTCAATTTGTTGCGGTTCCCCTAACATACCGTTGCGTTTTTGATGCTTATGGGTTTCCTGTTTATTCAGCTTATTAAAGGAAGGAGTTGCAAACGCTGCTGCCATGCCTTTTTCCTCTGCCAAATTAAGTAGCGCCTGGTAAGCATCCGCACAAATTCCCTGACCTAATACAAACTGGGTGGTCGAGAGTTGCTCATCATTTGTTTCCAGCATAGTGCGTGCTTGTTCATAAGTGGTAACGCCCGGGTTTTGTGCAAAGTTAGTGAACTTATTCCCGACCAGTACTTGGGTTTGCTTAACTGTTTTCATGATTATCTCCGTTGATGTTGGTTTATTAAGCCCGCGGCAATATTGTTGTTGCTGTCTGCCGCTTTGGTGTCTCCCATTAAAATCAACAATCGCCATGAAATATATTTCACAACCCAACACGCTGTTTCAGGTACACCGTGAAATGGAGCGATAAGCAAAGAAATACCCTGAAATAGTCTGAAATAAAGTTCCGGGTCAGACTGGTAAGCAAGTCAACACCACGTTGACAACCAACAATAACGAACTCAACTTCCACACTAAGGAACAAAGACAATGAATAAATTTCTGACTCTGGTAGCAACCACCGCACTGACTTTTGGTACAACCAACGCAATGGCGCAGGATGATGACTGGCAGGACCATGAGATGGCTTACCAGCAAGAACAAGATGCGCCGCCATTTAACATTAAGCGCATTCTCAGAAATAAAACCTTTTTACGCAGCCTTAATAAACAACATGCATATTTTGAGGGCAGCCAGATAGTACGACGTTTTTTCCTGTGCATTCCGGAAGCCTCTAACTTTAAGGAGGATTATGTCCGGGTTGATGAAGTCAAAGCCTGCTTTAATGACATTGTCAGCCCGGCGATTGAGCTGGATCTCAATGGCAGTCTGTCCACCGGGATTGATTCCACCATACAGATCGCAACAGAAGGTCTGGCACAGCTGAGACAAAATGCGTCTTTTTCGCCCACTTCTTTCTATATTAGCCATTATGAAGAGGGTAACCGCCCGGGTACTGGCAGAATGGAGTTAAACTTTAATGTGCTGGTTCATCAGGAAATTGTACAGTCCACGGATGTTGAGTTGCCGTTTGAACCTCTGCTAGGGCCGCAGCTGTTCGTCAGCAATAACACCTTAGGCGTGATTGCCACTAAGCCGGGTGAGTGGAAGATTGATTTACTAAAAGTGCGTTCCATTTTCACTGAGCAACGCCCGGATATCAGTTACCAAAATCCATTCCCTAACTATCCGATCAACTAATTGGGTGCGTCCGCGTCATCGCGGGTGAACTTCCATCTCCAATGTGGTCCCAAGCCCAAAAGACTGGCCTCGCGCCAGTCTTTTTATTTTTTGGTTACGCCGCTTTGACACCGGTAATTTTATATAACCACTTTCTGGGCATAGTGAACTGACGTTTGATCAGCGCATTCATCAGCTTCAGGAATAGTTTTGGACGCTTACCTAAGGTCGCAAGCACCCCTTCCAACGCTGTGATACAACGCGTGATCTCATCATGAGACACTGTCAGTGGCGGATAAAATCGCAGTACCGGATGCGTTGCCTTTTCATTCATGGAGTGACCCAGATGAATGTTGTGACGTCCCATCATCATAGTAATCGCCGTTTCAACTGCCGGACTGGCACACTTTAACCCGGTCATCAGGCCAACTCCGGGCACATCTAATACCAGCTCTGGATATTTAGCCGCCACCCGGCGCATTTCGCTAAGCAGATACTCACCTTGCTTTTGCGCACGCGCCACCAATTGCTTCTGCTCGATAAAATCCAGCGCTGCCAGAGCGGCGCTGCTGCTATAAGGGTGACCCCCGGCAGTCGCGAAGAAAGCCTCATCCACTTGGATGTCATTGCGCAGTCGCTTGTCCAGGCGCTCGGAGAAAACCGCAACAGCAATCGCCGCATGTCCACCGGTCAGACCTTTAGACAGGATCACGATATCCGGCTCCACCTGATCATAGTCAATCCCAAACATTTTGCCGCAACGGCCAAACGCAGTCTGGATCTCATCCGCAACCAGGTAAGTACCATACTCCCGACACAGGCTTTCCACTTGTTTCAGATAACCCAGCTGAGGCACCTGCAGGTAAGGCCCGCCAAGTATAGGCTCGATGAAAACGGCTGCGGCCTCTTGTGCAATGGCTTCACGCATTTGTGCAATGTCACCAAAATCCACATACACGACGTTATCTGCCAGCTTACCAAATGGCAATCGATGACCACGCTGACCAAGAATATTCAGCGCCCCCAGAGTTTTACCATGGTAACTGTTACGGGCTACCACGATCCGGTCGCTGCTCGGGTGAGCCGTGATCACCGCACGCATAGACAATTCACTGGCCTCAGCACCTGAATTACAATAATAGCTACGATTCAGGTCGCCCGGCAGCATCTCTGCCAGACGCTCTGACAAACGTTGTGTTTGCAGGTCTTCAACCCCAACAGCACCAATTGATACTTGCTCCAGTTGCGCCGTCACCGCAGCCTGGATTTCAGGCTGGGTGTGACCGACGATGAATACACCGTAGCTACAGGCAAAGTCGAGGAACTCATTACCAAGATGATCGCGGATCACTGTATTGTGTGCGGTTTGTTCCATAGTACGACGGCTCACTCGGTACAGGCTTGCAGCTGTCGGGTTCCAGTGTTGATCTAAAGTCTCTACTGTTTGTTGCAGATCCATTATGCTGCCTCCTTGACGTTAACTTGCTTGATGATTTTACTTAATGTGGCGCAGGCCTGTGCTAGTTCACTGTCACTGATCATCAAAGGCGGAGTCAGATGTAGTTCTTGCCCCCGTGTAGCAACCAGTAACCCGGCTTCACTGAGCGCTTGCTTCATGGCATCCGCTTGTGCGGCGTTTTTCAGCGTCACATACACCAGACTCCCCGCCTGCTTGCAGCTTGCCTGTCCGTCTATGCTGCTCACCAATTGCGCACCAATCTGAGTTTGTCTGTTCGCAATCCCCTGCGACTCCAACGCAAGTAGTGCCTGTAATGCCGCCACACAACTGGCCGGGTTTCCGCCAGTGGTGCTGCCATGCAGTGATGGGTTTTGCTTGCCGTAGACCAAATCATTCAGTGCCTTGTGTGTGACATATCCCCCACTGGCACACACCCTGCGTTCAGGGCACCACCAATGACCATCACATCAGGGACCACTGAAGTCAGTTCAGTCGCGAAATTGCGACCACAACGACCCATGCCCGTATTCACTTCATAGGCAATCATGGTGGCACCTGTACTCTTGGACAGGGTGCGCATGGTCATCAGGAATTCTTCGCTCAGCGGCAACAACTGCTGTTGCGTCAATACAGGTTCATAAACCACAGCAAGCGTTTGCGCGGTAATAGCGCTGGCTAACGCCTTACTGTCATTGGCTTCGACAAAGACAGGACGCAATGGCAGATAATCCAAAGACACGCCTGATTGTGAGAAATACTGGCCATAGCTCAGACAACCTAAATGGCTCCCGGATACCACCACCACCTGATCGCGATCCGGGTTTGCACCGCGGGCCAGCTTCAGTGCCCCATCAAAAGACTCTTCTCCGGAGTTACAGATATAGCTGACAGACAGCTCGCCTGGCATCAGCTGTGCAATTTTATCCACCAGACTTGCCAGTACTGGGGTGATCATTACTCGGTTTGACAATGGCATGGCCTCGACCTGGGCCTTAACCGCCGCGACAATCTCGCGCTGTCCATGACCAAAACCGCCACTGCGCAAGTCTATTGCTGTACTACCGTCATCAAATGTCAAAGTAGCGCCAGAGGCGCTTTGCAGCGTCCGGCTTGTTGTTTTTACTGTCATCATTTGCTCCTTTATGCTGCGATATCAGCAAAGAAATCCTGGGCTATCTTGTCCCGCATCGGACGCCCGGTTACGGTAAAGTAGCGGCGTCTGAGTGACTCACTCAGATGTTGCACCCGCACTTGCTGGATCTGACAATATGTCGGCAGTCTCGAGGCCACCTGTGCCAGCGCAGTCTGGATCTGTGCTTCGTCCATTTCTTGGTTAGTAAACACCACACCTGAAATGCTTTCCTGTGCTTCACCGAACACCACCACATCAGCCACATCATCCAGCTCTTTGTAGGTCGCCTCGACCCACTCCGGGCTGACATTACGGCCACTGGACAAAATGATGACATTCTTGATCCGACCTTCGATATAGAGGTAGCCCTGTTCATCAAAATGAGCCAGGTCACCGGTATGCAAAAACCCTTCGTCGTTGAACTCGCATGCACTGATATCGCGATTAAGGTAGCCTGCGCACAGGCTGGGACTCTTGATAAGCAGTTCACCTTCTTCAATCCGCGCTTCAAGTCCGGGTAATAGCTTGCCAACACTGCCCAGTTTTTTTTCCGACACCAGTATTAATCGCCACCACCGATGAGTTTTCGCTCAGCCCGTAGCCTTCATCAACCTCCAGTCCATACGCTTGCAGGTCAATCAGCAGTTGTGCCGACACTTTTGCCCCACCAGTAACAACGTGTACCTGATTAGAGCCGAAGATATCCGCCACACTCATTTCACCACGCTGTAATATGCTGAGTGTCTCCTCAAGTAGCTTAGGAGGCAGGTAAAGGACATTGCAGTTGGCATAACGGACACTTTCCAGATATTCACCCGCCATACCGCTTTGCGTACTGAAAGGCCGGATCCCCCTCGGTAGTAAAGTGCAGGAACCACCACTGCTAAAGGGCAGATAAATGGCCAGTACCTGCTCAATCAGCAGCGAAAACGGCACCATAGAATAGTAATGCCAGGGACCCAGATGTTGATATACCTGCGCCAGCGTCTCTATCAGACCACCCAGTCCGGCATCACGGATCAACACGCCTTTTGGCGCTGACGTTGTACCTGAGGTATGAATGATTTTAATCACATCCTGCTGTTGTAGCCGGGAAAGCAACTCCGCATTAGGTGCTTTTTCAGTGGCTTTGATTAGGGTGCCATCAGAGAAGATCACGCCAACCTGAGGGGCTGCGGCCATGATCCGTTTTGCCACCTGAAAATCATCCACAAAGCAGTAGCCAACCGGCTCAAGCAAATGCGCAATTTGCTCGTCACTGAACTCAGTTGGAATGGGAACACTGATTGTTTTGCTCACAATGCAGTGGGTATCCAGCAGAATCCAGTTCGCACTCGGATCTATCGCTATCGCGACAAGATGCTGATCGATGTCTGCTACTTGTGCGGTTAGTCTGGTGTTAAGCTGTGCCAGTGCATGACGAAAATCCTGCATCG is a window of Pseudoalteromonas sp. R3 DNA encoding:
- a CDS encoding AMP-binding protein, which encodes MKQAKLTEIVGQFLQNTEAQQVVVKQCGSAQQLTMQDFRHALAQLNTRLTAQVADIDQHLVAIAIDPSANWILLDTHCIVSKTISVPIPTEFSDEQIAHLLEPVGYCFVDDFQVAKRIMAAAPQVGVIFSDGTLIKATEKAPNAELLSRLQQQDVIKIIHTSGTTSAPKGVLIRDAGLGGLIETLAQVYQHLGPWHYYSMVPFSLLIEQVLAIYLPFSSGGSCTLLPRGIRPFSTQSGMAGEYLESVRYANCNVLYLPPKLLEETLSILQRGEMSVADIFGSNQVHVVTGGAKVSAQLLIDLQAYGLEVDEGYGLSENSSVVAINTGVGKKTGQCWQAITRT
- a CDS encoding aminotransferase class III-fold pyridoxal phosphate-dependent enzyme, encoding MCASGGYVTHKALNDLVYGKQNPSLHGSTTGGNPASCVAALQALLALESQGIANRQTQIGAQLVSSIDGQASCKQAGSLVYVTLKNAAQADAMKQALSEAGLLVATRGQELHLTPPLMISDSELAQACATLSKIIKQVNVKEAA
- a CDS encoding aminotransferase class III-fold pyridoxal phosphate-dependent enzyme: MDLQQTVETLDQHWNPTAASLYRVSRRTMEQTAHNTVIRDHLGNEFLDFACSYGVFIVGHTQPEIQAAVTAQLEQVSIGAVGVEDLQTQRLSERLAEMLPGDLNRSYYCNSGAEASELSMRAVITAHPSSDRIVVARNSYHGKTLGALNILGQRGHRLPFGKLADNVVYVDFGDIAQMREAIAQEAAAVFIEPILGGPYLQVPQLGYLKQVESLCREYGTYLVADEIQTAFGRCGKMFGIDYDQVEPDIVILSKGLTGGHAAIAVAVFSERLDKRLRNDIQVDEAFFATAGGHPYSSSAALAALDFIEQKQLVARAQKQGEYLLSEMRRVAAKYPELVLDVPGVGLMTGLKCASPAVETAITMMMGRHNIHLGHSMNEKATHPVLRFYPPLTVSHDEITRCITALEGVLATLGKRPKLFLKLMNALIKRQFTMPRKWLYKITGVKAA
- a CDS encoding AfsA-related hotdog domain-containing protein gives rise to the protein MKTVKQTQVLVGNKFTNFAQNPGVTTYEQARTMLETNDEQLSTTQFVLGQGICADAYQALLNLAEEKGMAAAFATPSFNKLNKQETHKHQKRNGMLGEPQQIEDNLYRLPIYIDDACDEMGDHVTGHHIQGMVLTESARQAFLAITERYFLADAEKSYFVINSLDSEYLSFAFPLPLELEYRILSFTDKGRGTLCFDVEMTLSQNGQDCARVKTKFSTYPEKFLSRKEGSMAKQAVEHLQTALAEQGAVCDVAA
- a CDS encoding aminotransferase class III-fold pyridoxal phosphate-dependent enzyme, coding for MMTVKTTSRTLQSASGATLTFDDGSTAIDLRSGGFGHGQREIVAAVKAQVEAMPLSNRVMITPVLASLVDKIAQLMPGELSVSYICNSGEESFDGALKLARGANPDRDQVVVVSGSHLGCLSYGQYFSQSGVSLDYLPLRPVFVEANDSKALASAITAQTLAVVYEPVLTQQQLLPLSEEFLMTMRTLSKSTGATMIAYEVNTGMGRCGRNFATELTSVVPDVMVIGGALNAGCVPVGDMSHTRH
- a CDS encoding AMP-binding protein, which translates into the protein MSEKKLGSVGKLLPGLEARIEEGELLIKSPSLCAGYLNRDISACEFNDEGFLHTGDLAHFDEQGYLYIEGRIKNVIILSSGRNVSPEWVEATYKELDDVADVVVFGEAQESISGVVFTNQEMDEAQIQTALAQVASRLPTYCQIQQVRVQHLSESLRRRYFTVTGRPMRDKIAQDFFADIAA